The following proteins are co-located in the Lagopus muta isolate bLagMut1 chromosome 11, bLagMut1 primary, whole genome shotgun sequence genome:
- the SLC6A8 gene encoding sodium- and chloride-dependent creatine transporter 1 — translation MDFIMSCVGFAVGLGNVWRFPYLCYKNGGGVFLIPYLLIVFVGGIPVFFLEVALGQFMKQGGIAAWNIAPLFKGLGLASMVIVFFCNSYYIMILVWGLFYLVHSLTDTLPWATCGHAWNTERCTEFFHLELCRNASANASAAVTALNVSCIDMADKRSPVIEFWENKVLRLSGDLSEPGEMNWQMILCLVTTWIIVYFCIWKGVKSTGKIVYFTALFPYVVLILLLVHGVTLPGALGGIVYYLKPDWSKLAEAQVWIDAGTQIFFSYAIGLGALTALGSYNRFHNNCYRDAYILAVINSSTSFFAGFVVFSVLGFMASEQGVDISKVAESGPGLAFIAYPKAVTLMPLSPLWATLFFFMLLVLGLDSQFVGVEGFITGILDLFPQPGAGSLRRELTAALCCLVCCLIDLSMVTQGGMYVFQLFDNYSASGITLLWQAFWECVVIAWVYGADRFMDDVARMIGYRPLPLMKWCWAVVTPLVCVGIFLFHVVNYKPLTYNKTYVYPWWGDAIGWVLALSSMLCIPCTVIYKLLRCKGSLRERWQLLTTPIWGHHHLEYLTPEAEAKLLAPEPPKEKTTLFETVI, via the exons ATGGACTTCATCATGTCCTGCGTGGGCTTCGCCGTGGGGCTGGGCAACGTGTGGCGCTTCCCCTATCTGTGCTACAAGAACGGCGGAG GCGTCTTCCTCATCCCCTATCTGCTCATCGTCTTCGTGGGCGGCATCCCTGTCTTCTTCCTGGAGGTGGCCCTGGGGCAGTTCATGAAGCAGGGGGGCATCGCCGCATGGAATATCGCTCCGCTCTTCAAAG GTCTGGGCTTGGCCTCCATGGTGATCGTCTTCTTCTGTAACTCCTACTACATCATGATCCTGGTGTGGGGGCTCTTCTACCTGGTGCACTCGCTGACCGACACGCTGCCCTGGGCCACCTGCGGCCACGCGTGGAACACAGAGCGGTGCACGGAGTTCTTCCACCTGGAACTGTGCCGCAACGCCAGTGCCAACGCCAGCGCCGCCGTCACCGCCCTCAACGTCAGCTGCATCGACATGGCCGACAAGCGCTCACCTGTCATCGAGTTCTGGGA GAACAAAGTGCTGCGGCTGTCGGGGGACCTGAGCGAGCCGGGGGAGATGAACTGGCAGATGATCCTGTGCCTGGTCACCACCTGGATCATCGTTTACTTCTGCATCTGGAAGGGCGTCAAGTCAACCGGGAAG ATCGTCTACTTCACGGCGCTGTTCCCCTACGTGGtcctcatcctgctgctggtgcaCGGCGTGACGCTGCCCGGCGCGCTGGGCGGCATCGTCTACTACCTGAAGCCCGATTGGTCCAAGCTGGCCGAGGCACAG GTCTGGATCGACGCCGGCACTCAGATCTTCTTCTCTTACGCCATTGGGTTGGGCGCGCTGACGGCGCTGGGCAGCTACAACCGCTTCCACAACAACTGCTACAG GGACGCCTACATCCTGGCCGTCATCAACAGCTCCACCAGCTTCTTTGCCGGCTTCGTCGTCTTCTCCGTGCTGGGCTTCATGGCTTCGGAGCAGGGCGTGGATATCTCCAAAGTGGCCGAATCGG GCCCTGGGTTGGCCTTCATCGCCTACCCCAAAGCCGTGACTCTGATGCCCCTGTCCCCGCTGTGGGCCACACTCTTCTTCTTCATGCTCCTGGTGCTGGGGCTGGACAGCCAG TTTGTCGGTGTGGAGGGTTTCATCACGGGCATCCTGGACCTGTTCCCCCAGCCGGGGGCCGGCTCACTGCGCCGCGAGCTCACCGCCGCGCTCTGCTGCCTCGTCTGCTGCCTCATCGACCTCTCCATGGTGACACAG GGCGGCATGTACGTGTTCCAGCTGTTTGACAACTACTCGGCCAGCGGGATCACGCTGCTGTGGCAGGCCTTCTGGGAGTGCGTGGTCATCGCCTGGGTGTACG GCGCTGACCGCTTCATGGACGACGTGGCCCGCATGATCGGCTACCGGCCGCTGCCCCTCATGAAGTGGTGCTGGGCCGTGGTGACGCCGCTGGTCTGCGTG GGCATCTTCTTGTTCCACGTGGTGAACTACAAACCGCTGACGTACAACAAGACCTACGTGTATCCGTGGTGGGGCGATGCCATCGGCTGGGTCCTGGCGCTCTCCTCCATGCTCTGCATCCCCTGCACTGTCATCTACAAGCTCCTGCGCTGCAAAGGCTCCTTGCGCGAG CGCTGGCAGCTGCTGACCACGCCGATCTGGGGCCACCACCACCTGGAGTACCTGACGCCCGAGGCCGAAGCCAAACTGCTGGCCCCGGAGCCCCCCAAGGAGAAGACGACGCTCTTCGAGACTGTGATCTGA
- the LOC125698923 gene encoding epidermal differentiation-specific protein-like: protein MNKITVYERADFEGLSREFTCDVPDLHELDFGDCIASLKVVGQPWIAYTQPKYEGEPHVFEEGEYTAVERPNSFSALRLVHHDLLDPQITLYERPHLQGACKVVSEETNLAYGYFNDRVASHVVQRGVWLLYQHPNRGGWHCLAWPGERVDDYGAQLHFQARLSHLRPLRPGRPTVTAQLLWDQKRIEAEREVLVDEIVGVNETESEQALAAGSTREYSTTLWQSFHFSNATSLRAGLSFTLAVEASNVFTVQKGRSESCTRRERSEVALPAKVPPRTQLTVHVLRKEVTLSVPVLLTITQNEAVRTEMGEYRSVSGTNVCARFSMRPLPTAGTSKEEQSGAAAGTEQGMGRVAAIGTEPGDDVEQVPTRC, encoded by the coding sequence ATGAACAAGATCACAGTGTACGAACGTGCTGACTTCGAGGGGTTGAGTCGTGAGTTCACCTGCGACGTGCCCGACCTGCATGAACTGGATTTCGGCGACTGCATTGCCTCGCTGAAGGTGGTGGGGCAGCCCTGGATCGCTTACACTCAGCCCAAGTACGAGGGCGAGCCGCATGTCTTCGAGGAGGGTGAGTACACGGCTGTGGAGCGGCCCAACAGCTTCTCGGCGCTGCGCCTGGTGCACCACGACCTGCTGGACCCACAGATCACCCTCTACGAGCGGCCCCACCTGCAGGGCGCCTGCAAGGTGGTCAGCGAGGAGACCAACTTGGCGTACGGGTACTTCAATGACCGCGTGGCCTCGCACGTGGTGCAGCGCGGGGTCTGGCTGCTCTACCAGCACCCCAACCGCGGTGGCTGGCACTGCTTGGCGTGGCCCGGGGAGCGCGTGGACGACTATGGGGCGCAGCTGCACTTCCAGGCCCGGCTGTCCCATCTGCGCCCGCTGCGGCCCGGCCGCCCCACGGTCACCGCGCAGCTCCTGTGGGACCAGAAACGCATAGAAGCAGAGCGGGAGGTGCTGGTGGATGAGATCGTGGGGGTGAATGAGACCGAATCGGAGCAGGCGCTGGCGGCCGGCAGCACGCGGGAGTACAGCACGACGCTGTGGCAGAGCTTCCACTTCAGCAACGCCACCAGCCTGCGGGCCGGGCTCTCCTTCACGCTGGCCGTGGAGGCCAGCAACGTCTTCACAGTGCAGAAGGGCCGCAGCGAGTCGTGCACGCGGAGGGAGCGCAGCGAGGTGGCCCTGCCCGCCAAGGTCCCCCCGCGCACGCAGCTCACCGTCCACGTGCTGCGCAAGGAGGTGACGCTGTCGGTGCCCGTGCTGCTCACCATCACACAGAACGAGGCGGTGCGCACCGAGATGGGGGAGTATCGCAGCGTGTCGGGCACCAACGTCTGTGCACGGTTCAGCATGAGGCCACTGCCCACCGCGGGCACCAGTAAGGAGGAGCAGTCGGGGGCTGCGGCGGGCACTGAGCAGGGGATGGGGCGGGTGGCGGCCATAGGGACAGAGCCAGGGGATGACGTGGAGCAGGTACCCACCAGGTGCTGA